Proteins encoded in a region of the Deltaproteobacteria bacterium genome:
- the dnaN gene encoding DNA polymerase III subunit beta, with protein MLELKVVKGELLKGVSRTQSIAEKRSSMPILSNILLQVEEDKFAITATDLEISFKGIYKAEIVSPGRLTVPARKLYEIIHEMSNENLSLKESDSFNLSITGSRSNYQLHGLSAEDFPPMPDYEQIKSILINSEILKDMIDKTIYSVTTEETRYILGGVYVEHIIDHSKNTLRFTSTDGHRLSLVDSKVEGLENLELEKGVIISRKGLAEMRKLADEGGELKLAFTSNSAVLIKDEAVLVMRLLEGRFPDYNLVIPKNNVKIMTLSRTGFLEALRRISVMSTERYKGTKFIVRPKNLTLTAVNPDLGEAQEDLLAEYEEEEITMGFNVRYFIETLSTLRSDVVSLAFNGPKSPCLIKGDEDKGFIGVIMPMKV; from the coding sequence ATGTTGGAACTTAAGGTCGTAAAAGGTGAGCTTTTAAAAGGTGTTTCCAGAACACAATCAATAGCCGAGAAGCGAAGCTCCATGCCCATCCTTTCAAATATCCTCCTGCAAGTGGAAGAAGATAAATTCGCTATTACTGCGACAGATCTGGAAATCAGCTTCAAAGGAATTTATAAAGCTGAGATCGTTAGCCCGGGTCGGTTAACCGTCCCGGCTAGAAAACTTTATGAAATTATTCATGAAATGAGTAATGAAAACCTCAGCCTCAAGGAATCTGACAGCTTTAATCTATCTATTACCGGTTCTCGATCAAACTATCAGCTTCATGGTCTCTCGGCAGAAGATTTTCCACCCATGCCTGATTATGAACAGATTAAATCTATATTGATTAATTCTGAAATTTTGAAAGATATGATTGATAAAACCATTTATTCAGTTACCACCGAGGAAACTCGATATATCCTCGGCGGGGTCTATGTGGAACACATCATAGATCATAGTAAAAATACGTTGCGTTTTACCTCTACCGATGGGCATCGGCTTTCACTGGTGGATAGCAAGGTGGAAGGTCTTGAAAACCTGGAACTTGAAAAAGGTGTCATTATTTCTCGTAAAGGACTGGCGGAAATGAGGAAGCTGGCTGATGAAGGCGGGGAGCTCAAACTGGCTTTTACATCAAACAGCGCAGTATTGATAAAAGACGAAGCCGTTTTAGTCATGAGGCTTCTGGAAGGCCGTTTCCCGGATTACAATCTGGTTATTCCTAAAAACAATGTAAAAATTATGACCTTGAGCCGAACGGGCTTTTTAGAAGCTCTTCGTCGTATTTCCGTAATGTCTACTGAACGGTATAAAGGTACGAAATTTATCGTCAGGCCAAAAAACCTTACCCTGACCGCTGTAAATCCTGACCTTGGCGAAGCTCAGGAAGACCTTCTGGCAGAATATGAGGAAGAGGAAATAACCATGGGTTTTAATGTCAGGTATTTTATTGAAACCCTTTCAACTTTAAGGAGCGATGTGGTTAGTTTGGCCTTTAATGGTCCCAAAAGCCCCTGCTTGATTAAAGGGGATGAAGATAAAGGTTTCATTGGCGTCATTATGCCAATGAAGGTTTAG
- the gyrB gene encoding DNA topoisomerase (ATP-hydrolyzing) subunit B, whose translation MSDQTASVKETQSSSYSADNIRVLEGLTAVRKRPAMYVGSQGQLGLHHLVYEVVDNSVDESLAGFCDKIEIIIGASGTVTVEDNGRGIPVGIHKTEGISAVEVVMTKLHAGGKFDKQSYKVSGGLHGVGVSVVNALSEFLDVEIFRDGKVYQQHYEKGEAKTRLEVIGKTRRRGTKVVFKPDSEIFETTEFNFDTLARRMRELSFLNKGVKITITEEATDLSREFLYKGGIIEFVEHLNRKKTPLHQPPIYIEGVKDGVQVEVALQYNDSYNEQILTFANNIATIEGGSHLSGFKAALTRTINNYIYSSNLAKNLKIKLEGDDSREGLTGVLSIKLPEPQFEGQTKTKLGNSEVKGLVEILLYEKLSSFFEEAPAMARKVMNKIIDAARAREAARKAKEIARKKGGMIDGSLSGKLADCQEKDPEHAEIYLVEGDSAGGSAKQGRDRRFQAILPLRGKILNVEKARFDKVLSNQEIRNMVLALGTGLGKDDDDYSLDRLRYHKIIIMTDADVDGAHIRTLLLTFFYRQMYELIENGYLYIAQPPLYRVTTGKKDSYLKDEYKFQEFILNRVVENRELTSPLESIKGQKLLSLVKNLVAFQNQVERFSRRGYPKELWEALLSYLLDSGTRFYNLEWTKEMADFLRESGLELEGPELDEEHNNYFLSMPVVQNGKHSIRIGQELMKKDDMVKLFQLYRLLSPLKATPYQLKHNEKTMEANSKEELLQLLTAEGQKGLRIQRYKGLGEMNPEQLWNTTMDPETRTLLRVRVEDAIEADQIFTILMGDKVEPRRDFIQENALQVRELDI comes from the coding sequence ATGAGTGATCAGACTGCTTCTGTAAAAGAGACACAATCATCAAGTTATAGTGCCGATAATATTCGAGTTTTAGAAGGACTAACCGCGGTGCGGAAACGCCCGGCCATGTATGTCGGCAGCCAGGGTCAGCTGGGTTTGCACCATCTGGTTTATGAAGTTGTGGATAATTCAGTGGATGAAAGCCTGGCTGGCTTTTGTGATAAAATAGAAATTATCATCGGCGCGTCAGGAACAGTGACCGTTGAAGATAACGGCCGAGGCATACCTGTCGGCATTCATAAAACCGAGGGGATTTCCGCAGTTGAGGTCGTGATGACCAAACTACACGCCGGCGGTAAGTTCGACAAGCAATCCTATAAAGTTTCCGGCGGGCTGCACGGTGTGGGCGTGTCCGTGGTGAATGCCTTATCTGAGTTTCTCGATGTTGAAATCTTTCGTGATGGCAAGGTTTATCAACAGCATTATGAAAAAGGAGAAGCTAAGACCAGGCTTGAGGTCATTGGCAAGACCAGGCGCCGCGGGACAAAGGTTGTCTTTAAGCCAGACAGCGAGATTTTTGAAACCACTGAATTTAATTTCGATACCCTGGCCAGGCGGATGCGGGAGCTGTCTTTTCTCAACAAAGGCGTCAAGATCACCATTACCGAGGAAGCGACCGACCTTTCCAGGGAATTTCTGTACAAAGGCGGGATTATCGAGTTTGTAGAGCACCTTAACCGGAAAAAAACGCCCCTGCATCAGCCGCCTATCTATATCGAAGGCGTGAAAGACGGCGTGCAGGTCGAGGTGGCCCTTCAGTATAATGACTCCTATAATGAGCAAATCCTGACCTTTGCCAATAATATTGCGACCATTGAAGGAGGTTCTCACCTCTCCGGGTTCAAGGCCGCCTTGACCCGCACCATAAACAACTATATTTATTCCTCTAATTTAGCAAAAAATCTGAAGATCAAGCTCGAAGGGGACGACAGCCGTGAAGGCCTGACCGGCGTGCTTTCCATCAAACTGCCCGAGCCTCAATTTGAAGGCCAGACCAAAACCAAACTGGGCAACTCCGAAGTAAAAGGCCTGGTCGAAATCCTGCTTTACGAAAAGCTGAGTTCATTTTTCGAGGAGGCCCCGGCCATGGCCCGGAAGGTCATGAACAAAATCATAGACGCGGCCAGGGCCCGGGAAGCGGCGCGTAAGGCTAAAGAGATCGCCCGGAAAAAAGGTGGAATGATAGACGGCTCCCTTTCAGGGAAGTTGGCCGATTGCCAGGAAAAAGACCCGGAACACGCCGAAATATACCTGGTTGAGGGTGACTCGGCCGGTGGTTCTGCCAAACAGGGTCGAGACCGCCGTTTTCAGGCCATATTGCCGCTCAGGGGTAAGATTCTTAACGTTGAAAAAGCCCGTTTTGATAAGGTCTTATCCAACCAGGAGATTCGGAACATGGTCCTGGCCCTCGGAACAGGCCTGGGCAAGGACGACGACGATTACTCCCTGGACCGGCTGCGGTATCATAAAATTATAATTATGACCGACGCCGATGTAGACGGGGCTCATATCCGAACCCTGCTTCTGACCTTTTTTTACCGTCAAATGTATGAGTTGATCGAGAATGGCTATCTCTATATCGCTCAGCCGCCGCTCTATCGAGTAACAACCGGAAAAAAAGACAGCTACCTTAAAGATGAATATAAATTTCAGGAATTTATCCTTAACCGAGTCGTAGAAAATCGGGAGCTTACCTCCCCGCTAGAGTCCATTAAAGGCCAGAAGCTCCTAAGCCTGGTAAAGAACCTGGTAGCCTTTCAGAATCAGGTTGAACGCTTTTCCCGCCGCGGGTATCCGAAAGAGCTTTGGGAAGCCCTGCTGTCTTATCTTCTGGATTCGGGAACCAGGTTTTATAACCTGGAATGGACCAAAGAGATGGCCGACTTTTTGAGGGAGAGCGGTCTGGAATTAGAAGGTCCTGAACTTGACGAAGAGCATAATAACTATTTTCTGTCTATGCCCGTGGTGCAGAACGGCAAGCACAGCATCCGCATCGGGCAGGAGCTGATGAAAAAAGACGACATGGTCAAGCTGTTCCAGCTTTACAGACTGCTCTCGCCCCTGAAAGCCACACCTTACCAGCTCAAACACAACGAAAAAACCATGGAGGCGAATTCAAAGGAAGAGCTTCTTCAACTTCTGACGGCTGAAGGCCAGAAGGGGCTGAGAATCCAGCGCTACAAAGGTCTGGGGGAGATGAATCCGGAACAGCTCTGGAACACGACCATGGACCCTGAAACGCGCACCCTGCTCCGGGTCCGGGTGGAAGATGCCATTGAAGCGGATCAAATCTTTACCATCCTCATGGGCGATAAGGTCGAGCCGCGGCGCGACTTTATCCAGGAAAACGCCCTCCAGGTTCGCGAATTAGATATCTAG